Within the Gossypium raimondii isolate GPD5lz chromosome 12, ASM2569854v1, whole genome shotgun sequence genome, the region ATGCCTCAATTAGTCACCCTTGATTCATGTCCATATCGATatcttataataattataaaaatgcatCTATACCATGGGATAATTCCTCTTAAAAAGTTGTAATAAAGCCACGTCTGATACAGCAATATGAGTTCAGTTTTTGCACGTAAATTAAAAAGTATCATACCATAATTGTTTCCATTTCGAGGTTATTATAAATAATGTCTTTTCATCTTTCacactaacttaattaaatttaagttttattatgtACAATTAAGTTTGTATTATTTGTCGCATGTGGATCTCGTTTGAATATATCTCAaattttcaatctattttattcttttatttaagttaatcggatatatatattattatttgttatatgcACTTGTACTTGCGcctttaattatacttttaaacacattaaaaaatacgTGCCTTGtcgttaataattaaattgaagtttCATTAATCGAGCTAAATCACGAATTCAAATTTATTGTCgattaattatctaaataatttatttttgaatacaAATGCCTAGACTTACCTATAATCCCTCCCCAACACTTACATAAGAGAATAAATGCACTTCAACgcatttaaatatcaataccAACCGAGCTAGGATTCAGTTGGTAATTATCGAAATAATTTAGATTAACAGAacctaaaaacaaaacataatgaATGTAttaataaccattaaatatcaatttaatacgtattaaaagtataaaataaataaaaaataaatcatgaaAACTTAGGAGAATTATTAGTTACGCAGGCGAATTTTTAGAGTTTAGAAGTAACGTTAGGGGTTGACAAATGTCttataagatataaaataattttaaaaaatacatgccaaattttaaaactactAAAAATATCAATGTATTAAATACTAACCcttaaacttaatttataattaaaataatatttaaatatcaaaatttgataactcaaaaaataattatatatatttaaatttcctTTAGATAAAATGTCGGCTCCTTTGGCCAATACCCACGTTTTCTTCTGCACTGCTAGTAGTAATGAATACTTTGTTCAGTCAAGCACGTTTCAtgcttttgaataatttaagtgaGATTAATATTTAGTAACTCACTTAAACTTGTATTAGTTTTCAACTTAATCCGTTTTCTcaatttggattttttaaagACGTGacttgaaaaattttagaaaatatatataaaatctaaaaatataaaaattaaatttattaaaattaaatcacatcaATGACACAATCTCAAAATCTCATACCATCATATCTTAAcggaattaaaatttaatgattaaatttaaaaaaatccaagttAGATCGCACAATTTTAGAGTGTCATTCTATtataacttaacaaaatttaaattcagtgactaaatttagaaaaattactaaatttcaagactaatatgtataaaaaatagacaagtttaaagactaaattttttacataaaaatgaaatataaagaaaaaaatccattttCACCTAACAGCACCACATTTGGTATTCCTTAAAAAACACATTTTCATGGCAAAATATTATGAGGTCCTACACAATgagttagattacattttacctcttttactcaaaaaaatgagtaaattagtatgttagatcaaagagctaattggttatttatgttaaaattttatctacttTTACTATTAAAACGCGACTGATAGAATAACCGGGAAGTTAAACGTGGCATTCTGACATAggagactaatttttaatagtagaaatgaatgaaaatttttacagaaaaatcaatttactcgtttatttaatgtataaggattaatttatcattttttgagtagaggagAGAAAATGCAATAAAACTCCTAGTATAAGGGCTCCATGTTAATTTTACggaatttcattttcaacatcAAAAGGGAGAAAAATAGGCCAATATTTGCAGTGATTCGTTAACTCTGTGTTGGCAAAATTATATCTATCCGTCAACTGTTTTGATGAAACTAAAGGGAAATGAGATTAATCGGTGAGATTGATAGGCCAAAAGATAAAATCCATCGCTGTGTTTTCTTTGACCAAAGGAAAGGAATTCCAGTAATCCATTTCCTTAAAAAACAAAAGTTGTTGATTAAGTACAGTAAATTAGGTGAAGAAGCTTTCAAACTTTtctgcatatatatatatatatatatatatataaagcttgGCCATGGCTGTTGcttattaaagtttcattttcCAGTTCAAAATTGAACCATGACATCACCATCATCGTCGTCGTCATCATCTCTTAAAAAAACAAGCACAAGTTGCAGTGAAGATGAAGGTGATCATCATCAACAGCAGCTGAGGAGAGGACCTTGGACTATAGAGGAAGATTCAGTCCTTGTTCATTACATTGCTCGACATGGTGAAGGTCGATGGAATTTTCTTGCAAAACATGCAGGTAACTGATAAAAGAGACAGCTGGTTTTATATGTTGAACAAGACAAGACTAAAACCCTTTTCTTGTTGGCTTTAAGGTTTAAGGAGAACAGGCAAGAGTTGCAGGTTGAGAtggttgaattatttgaaaCCAGATGTTAAGCGTGGGAACCTTACTGCTGAAGAACAGTTTTTGATCCTTGAACTCCATTCTAAATTGGGTAACAGGTATGTCTGTCTGTCTTAGGGGTGAAGGAGAAGTTTATCTTTGTATATGCttgttattttagaaatttaaaaggatcaaattgaaaaaaattcactttttcGGAAGGTCAGTGtatttttaccattaaattaacttataattttaaaaactttaaggaactaaattaataatttgccATTTTGGGCCTGCCCCCTTGACGCAGattaaacttttcattttttggaGGATCAAagtgtatttttactattaaactaacatgtaattttaaaaacttcaagggactaaaataataatttgtcaATTTTGGGCTTACCTCCTTGGCATGTATGTATGTTTTTTCAGATAAAAGTTGGCTGTTTTGATCGGACATGACATTgtgtttgtgaatttttttaggTGGTCCAAGATTGCACAGCATCTGCCTGGAAGAACCGATAATGAGATCAAGAATTACTGGAGAACCCGTGTGCAAAAACAGGCTCGGCAGCTTAACATCGATGCTAACAGCGCGGCGTTTAAGAACATTCTCCGATATTATTGGATGCCAAGATTGgttcaaaagatggaagagTCGTCGTCGCCCTGTTTTTCAACGACGGTTATTCCTCGGAACCAACCGTTAATGAAGACCGATTACGTTGACGGGAATTCATGTGTTTCGTCATTAGAACATGTGGATGATATGAAAATGTCCCAATTTGGGATATTTGGTAGCAATGATTGCAATAGTAATGCTCTTGCAAAGGACTGGTATGGTTATGTTGGTGATAATGGTAGCTATTGCCATGGCATGGAAACCATCAACATGGCGTCCACGTCAGCACTGGTCGGGGAGGGATTTCCGACCCCCGCCGCGGATTGCCACTTGGCGGATGATAATTGGGTTAATGATGGTTTTGTAGATGGGATATGGAGCATGGGGGAACTATGGGAACTTAGAAATGCATTGCATTGAAGTGAACcttgtcaatttttttctttcgtaAAATTCTGATTTTGGTGCTTCTactatattcaaatttaaaatttaatccctatacttcGATTTTGCATGATTTTCATCATCTACTTCTGAAcacttttaattattatcatgGATTTTTATTTAGTACCCCTTCCAACACACGCATAAACTCATCTCgagttttttaagaaaatattaatgttaatgTTTTAACTGAACTAGTTCTATTTAGACTACTTAgtgatattataaaagtaaaagaccaaaatcccaaattattgtatagggactaaattttaaatttaaacttcaaattttttccTTATGACAGTTCACCAATAGTTCagaacccttttttttcttatttttgtccaaTAGTTCACGAATATATGTAATCTTGTTCTTACTTTTCTTTTGGATGGTTTAATGTTTTGGTATGATTAATGTATATTCGTATTTATTTCACTACCCATAAATATTAATCTTTgcttcttttaataatattaattttagaatttagattcgattttttaaagaaataaaatatattagcataaagttaaattttctatttactttgaagtgatttgacaaacaac harbors:
- the LOC105765640 gene encoding transcription factor MYB62, whose amino-acid sequence is MTSPSSSSSSSLKKTSTSCSEDEGDHHQQQLRRGPWTIEEDSVLVHYIARHGEGRWNFLAKHAGLRRTGKSCRLRWLNYLKPDVKRGNLTAEEQFLILELHSKLGNRWSKIAQHLPGRTDNEIKNYWRTRVQKQARQLNIDANSAAFKNILRYYWMPRLVQKMEESSSPCFSTTVIPRNQPLMKTDYVDGNSCVSSLEHVDDMKMSQFGIFGSNDCNSNALAKDWYGYVGDNGSYCHGMETINMASTSALVGEGFPTPAADCHLADDNWVNDGFVDGIWSMGELWELRNALH